Proteins encoded by one window of Pseudonocardia sp. HH130629-09:
- a CDS encoding thioesterase II family protein has translation MSSTELAVESPYVWRARRPGHVHRLICFPHAGAGAGVFADWVGRLPSSVEPIAVQLPGRQNRIAEEPFTEVAPLVRVLVQALRPVLTRRFSFFGHCGGAVLAFELARALRDRGGPQPSHLFLSGQPCPERMDEVRELHGLNDDKFRDEVVSLGGVDPEVAEDEDVMDALMPVMRDDFVLWERHRITAGEPLDVPIITMAGDDDPRTRPDSVEGWRRQTTGPVTSHRYPGGHFFFLDAASGVPEQAARTILASEGTK, from the coding sequence GTGTCCAGCACCGAACTGGCCGTCGAGAGCCCGTACGTCTGGCGGGCCCGGAGACCAGGCCATGTCCACCGCTTGATCTGCTTCCCGCACGCCGGCGCGGGAGCAGGCGTGTTTGCCGATTGGGTCGGCCGCCTGCCGAGCTCGGTGGAACCCATCGCCGTCCAGCTCCCGGGACGACAGAACCGGATCGCCGAAGAACCGTTCACCGAGGTCGCCCCCCTGGTGCGCGTGCTAGTCCAGGCACTGCGACCGGTGCTGACCAGGAGGTTCTCCTTCTTCGGACACTGCGGCGGTGCTGTGCTGGCCTTCGAGCTAGCTCGCGCGCTGCGCGACCGTGGCGGCCCCCAGCCGTCACACCTGTTCCTGTCCGGACAGCCCTGTCCAGAACGGATGGATGAGGTTCGGGAGCTGCACGGCCTGAACGACGACAAGTTCCGAGACGAGGTGGTCAGCTTGGGAGGCGTCGACCCCGAAGTCGCCGAGGACGAGGACGTCATGGACGCGCTGATGCCCGTCATGCGCGACGACTTCGTGCTCTGGGAGCGCCATCGCATCACAGCCGGTGAGCCGCTTGACGTCCCGATCATCACGATGGCGGGCGACGACGATCCGCGGACCCGGCCCGACTCCGTCGAAGGTTGGCGCCGGCAGACCACCGGGCCAGTCACTAGCCACCGGTACCCCGGCGGCCACTTCTTCTTCCTCGACGCCGCTTCCGGTGTCCCGGAGCAGGCGGCACGCACGATTCTGGCATCTGAGGGGACCAAATGA
- a CDS encoding FMN-binding negative transcriptional regulator, which yields MFVPEQYREQDSNWMLDIVRSNPLALMASDGTPEGCGPAATHLPCIPDPSAPHDWSDGPRGAVLLGHMNRANPQWRHLHDGQTVLLVFTGPHAYVSPAVYDTTPAAPTWDFTAVHVHGVVTKLEPHKAERTTLDVVTDTVTALEGRFGAGWDMTDSIEYFHRLLPGVGAFRVRVGSAEGMFKLSQEQPSDIRDRVRCHFAAAQHGRSSEIAHLMTTLDGH from the coding sequence ATGTTCGTCCCTGAGCAGTACCGCGAGCAGGACAGCAACTGGATGCTCGACATTGTCCGGAGCAACCCGCTGGCGCTCATGGCATCTGATGGGACTCCAGAGGGCTGCGGACCGGCCGCGACGCACCTTCCGTGCATTCCTGACCCGTCGGCGCCGCACGACTGGAGCGACGGCCCACGTGGAGCCGTTCTGCTAGGGCACATGAACCGCGCAAACCCCCAGTGGCGTCACCTGCACGACGGGCAGACCGTGCTCCTTGTGTTCACCGGGCCCCACGCCTACGTGTCACCGGCCGTCTACGACACCACCCCCGCAGCGCCAACGTGGGACTTCACCGCGGTGCACGTGCACGGCGTCGTAACGAAGCTGGAACCGCACAAGGCGGAGCGGACCACGCTCGACGTCGTCACGGACACCGTGACGGCTCTCGAGGGACGATTCGGCGCGGGCTGGGACATGACCGACTCGATCGAATACTTCCACCGGCTCCTGCCAGGAGTCGGGGCCTTCCGCGTCAGGGTCGGGTCCGCTGAGGGAATGTTCAAGCTCAGCCAGGAACAGCCCTCGGACATACGCGACCGCGTTCGCTGCCACTTCGCAGCAGCCCAGCACGGACGCAGTAGCGAGATAGCACATCTCATGACCACTCTCGACGGCCACTGA